Part of the bacterium genome, GTTATAAGAGAGGGGTTCGCTCAGCATACTCTAGCAACAGATGCCCCGCCTTTTACCAAGACATCTTTGAATTGGCTTGCTTTCAAGGAAACGTCTCTGATTGGAGCGGCTACGGCAGAAGTCTTGTGGGATTGGTTATATGTTGACAAGCTGTGGGTGGATACCGCTTATCGAGAGAATGGAGTGGGTAGCGCATTGATGCTGGAGATTCAAGAGTATGTCATTTCGTCTGTGCTCACCGGGGTATGGCTTTGGACTCAGAGCTGGCAAGCGGCTGAGTTTTACGAAAAGCTAGGATATGAGCGTTTTACTGAGTTCAACGATTTTCCGAAGGGCTTTAAGCGGTTTGGATATCGGAAGTATCGAGTTGAGGTCGGTCACCTGTCCAACTTACCTGTCCAACAAGGAGTAGAGGGGGCAAGGAGTAGAGGGGGCAAGGAGTAGAGGAGTAGACGGCCCTTACTCGTAATCTCTCTCTCTCGTTCTAGGAAATCCTCGATAAGATGCGGGAAAACCTTTTCCACGCACGAACTCTTCTACTCGTTGCATTCCCCTGTTTTGTCGCAATTCGAAAGTTTTTCATGATTCGCTTAAATTTTTTCAAGCGTCGCCTCCTTGCCGCTCCGGCATACTGCTCTTTGATCTCCCTCCGTAGACTCC contains:
- a CDS encoding GNAT family N-acetyltransferase, which produces MKIECRSEILPAESQVIREGFAQHTLATDAPPFTKTSLNWLAFKETSLIGAATAEVLWDWLYVDKLWVDTAYRENGVGSALMLEIQEYVISSVLTGVWLWTQSWQAAEFYEKLGYERFTEFNDFPKGFKRFGYRKYRVEVGHLSNLPVQQGVEGARSRGGKE